One region of Eupeodes corollae chromosome 1, idEupCoro1.1, whole genome shotgun sequence genomic DNA includes:
- the LOC129940848 gene encoding uncharacterized protein LOC129940848 → MYRSNFDTNNENFETFYRVNSHHDQYLEDTSTIKEEDEISRSLKMFAMLTAYKTEPTTSDYQVEAIRQEFACNGFSCDELRYQRCNNELSNFSEGRNNLWKPKTSSIAEYNRKQAKKRYNNNMKSGRYSPVRHCVFCENNNQPHAVVKSHNVRDIHDKVLCPKLRTYVCPICKATGDNAHTVKYCPQKPIITMEDAIKAESFRLAKSSYFKHQMKA, encoded by the exons ATGTACAGAAGTAACTTCGACACAAATAAT GAAAACTTTGAAACATTTTATCGAGTAAATTCTCATCATGATCAGTACTTGGAAGACACAAGTACAATTAAAGAAGAAGATGAAATTTCCAGATCTCTTAAAATGTTTGCCATGTTGACAGCTTATAAAACTG AGCCAACAACATCAGACTACCAAGTCGAGGCTATAAGACAGGAGTTTGCATGTAATGGCTTTAGTTGTGATGAGCTGAGATATCAACGCTGTAATAACGAATTGTCAAACTTTTCTGAAGGTAGAAATAATCTTTGGAAACCGAAAACTTCAAGCATCGCAGAATACAATAGGAAGCAAGCAAAAAAACGTTACAATAACAACATGAAAAGTGGAAGATAT TCTCCAGTTCGGCATTGTGTTTTCTGTGAAAACAACAATCAACCACATGCTGTAGTTAAGAGCCATAATGTCCGTGACATACACGACAAGGTATTGTGTCCAAAACTTCGAACATACGTTTGTCCGATCTGCAAAGCGACTGGCGATAACGCACACACCGTAAAATATTGTCCACAAAAGCCAATTATCACAATGGAAGACGCCATCAAAGCAGAATCATTTCGTTTAGCTAAAAGTAGCTATTTCAAACACCAAATGAAGGCCTAA